The Acidicapsa acidisoli genome contains a region encoding:
- a CDS encoding sigma-70 family RNA polymerase sigma factor — MADADGEVTRLLERWREGDPDVLESLIPLVYGQLHRIAEGYMRREREDHTLQPTALVNEVYMRLLSQRKVSWHDRGHFYTFAARIMRNILKDHARAHLAERRGGPGAIRLPLSDEIAWVGTSSAEILDLNRALDRLEKLDQRKAHLIELRFFLALTLEETAEVLSISLSTAERDLKFSRSWLYQELKSSPKSETV, encoded by the coding sequence ATGGCTGACGCAGATGGTGAGGTAACGCGGCTGCTGGAACGATGGAGGGAAGGCGATCCAGATGTATTGGAGAGCCTCATTCCACTCGTCTATGGACAACTGCATCGCATCGCGGAGGGCTACATGCGCCGTGAGCGCGAAGATCACACGCTACAGCCGACCGCGCTGGTCAATGAAGTCTACATGCGTCTATTAAGCCAGCGAAAAGTCTCCTGGCACGACCGGGGACACTTCTACACCTTTGCTGCCCGCATCATGCGAAACATTCTCAAGGACCACGCGCGCGCCCATCTTGCGGAGCGGCGCGGCGGTCCTGGCGCTATCCGGCTCCCGCTGTCCGACGAGATTGCTTGGGTCGGCACTTCTTCCGCTGAGATTCTAGACCTGAATAGGGCTCTGGATCGGCTGGAGAAGCTCGATCAGCGCAAGGCGCATCTGATCGAACTCCGTTTTTTCCTGGCATTGACGCTGGAGGAAACCGCGGAAGTGCTCTCGATTTCTCTTTCGACAGCCGAACGCGATCTCAAATTCTCGCGAAGCTGGCTCTATCAGGAGCTGAAATCTTCCCCGAAGAGCGAGACAGTCTGA